ctccagcctAGATACTCGAACACAaagccgccgatgatgggTCCATACACGGGTCCGTTTGCCGGTCCGATAGACCAAACACCAAATGCCGCCGCGCGACGCTTATCGGAAACAATATCGTTCACTGAAGCCGGGGAATTTCCCATGATTGTACTACCAAACAGACCTCCGAAGAACCTGCTGATCAGGATTGCTTCTATGTTGGGTGCCAGTGCGCTTGGAAGgaccaggatgaggaagattcCCATGGACACCAGGTACACCGGTCGTCGACCGAGGACTTCGCTGAGGGGAGCCGAGACAAACGTCCCCATGCCCATACCGAGAAGATACGTAAAGACGCCTAGGAGACCGACGATTTTTGAGATGTGGAATTCCTCCTGTAGGCCTGGGATTCCCGAGGTGTAGACGGTGCTGAAGAGACTGACCACGGTCGCGCTCAGGCTTATTGTCACAACACTGAGACCTTTGTACCATAGTGGCCAGAGACACGGGTTTTCAGGGTCGTCTGGCGTCCAGTAGACTTCGTAATCTGGTGGATTCTGAGCACTGGGCAGTCGGGAGACGGTGGGTTCGACTGTTTCTGTGTAGCCCTCTGCACCGGCCGTATAGCTTCGAGTCAACTCAGAGTCGTGGACGGACATGGACTGGCAAAGTTGGATAAGCCAAGCGGACCACGCGCCCAAATTTGCTGCAGGTTAAAGGGATGCAAATATAGCCCCTGTCTATATAGTTCGGGCAGGCGGGAGAGTCCGGTGGGATGCCGGTGTTACTAACAGACAGTCTCAGTCTTCATCCCGCTTGCCACTCGGCCTCCCTCCTCACTCACTACACCCCTCTTGGATTATTGCAAAATGTCTCCACGCTCAGATACTTCCGCTGCTCATCTCTTTCGGTGCAGTCGTCCAGGATGCAGTGCGGCCTACCAACGCAAAGAACACCTGAACCGGCACATGGCCCATCACAATCAAGGGGCCCGCTCTTCCTGTCCTTACTGCGACAGCACCCTGGCTAGAAGGGATGTACAGCGATGGAGACTGATGGAAATGATCGCATAGACTAACTCTCATCCAgcgatcttctccgccgccatATAAAGAACTACCACCCGGAAAAGCAGGCCCCGCCGTCTCGTGCCCAAAAGGCCTGCAGCGCCTGCCATGCTCGAAAGGAACGATGAGATGGCGGATACCCGTGTACTCGCTGTCAGCGGCGGGGTGTTACCTGCTCCCATACGCGCCTAGAGGCTGCCTGTGAGAGACAAGCAGACTTCAGCGCAGATCTGACAGCGTCAGTGCCTAGCTCTTCGCGCTGGATCGCCCAGGACTTTATCGATATTTACTTCGACGAGTTTCACCCCATTTGGCCGTTTCTGTTTCGGGCTACATTCAAGCCCTCGGAGGAGCCTTGTGTGTTACTGCAGTCAATGGCCATGATAGGGCTTTGGATAAAGGGCGACCAGGCGGCGAGGGATACGGCCATGACCTTTCACCATAAATTGCTCTCTGCGATTCAGGATCAGAGGGTTTGTTATTATACCCTAACAAGTTGTAGTAAACTTGCTGATGGTTTTATTCTCAAGCCTCAATGGTATATGCCGGAAACACTGAGCCCCGACGAGCACACGGCCTGGCCCGTACCGACGTACCAGAGTATTCTTCTCCAGCTTATATTCGCTCTTCTTGTAGCGCAGCAAGAGAGTACTATAGATCTCAATTTTCGGTTCCAGCTCCCAGACGCAAAATACGAACTGCTCGCCTCCCTCGTGGAAACCTGCCGGCGGGTCGGGTTGTTCAACTACCCTAATATGCTCTCTAGATTCCATCCTTCCGCCCCCATCGCGCTTATCTGGGTTAGCGTCGAGGAAATTAAGCGATTCGGGTTAGCACTATACAAACTGTGCCGGCTGTGCACTCGCACAGGTTTAGACACCGgtggcagcagcggtggcagcagcggtggACCGAGGAGCGAGCTTCTCACCCTGACAGACCTAGACTTTTGCATGCCAGACAGCGACGAAGTATGGAACGCCCCTCCAGATACTGGCACTGAATGGTTCCGAAGTTCTGCCTTGCAGCAGAGCTGCAGGGATAATCGGGACCCGGACGGGTGGATATCGCAGACGGCGGAAAAGTTGCATGATGGGCGTGTCGGGCTTGAttggatatagatataaataagaattcTATGTAACTTACATGAGAAACATGGCTGAATGGGGATTAAAGAGATTTGCCTCTGATGCTGTGCGGGCAGACAATCTCGGATGAGTCACAGCAGACTACACGGGAAACAAACAAGGACAAGGCGTCAAGGTGATAAAGCCCAAATAGCCCCTTTTTAATTCTAACCACGACTCCTTTTGATAATTCCCAGATAATCTCATTATGACACTCGAGCCAATCCCCCCGGTACCACCAACTCTCGCCCGCCTCACCGAGGCCGCAGAGGTAGCCTTCATAACCGAACAAAACCGAGCAGCCAGCCAACTCTACCCAGACGATGGATTCATTGCAGAGTCACTAGGAACTGGAGTTGTCGCTATCACAAAGCCGTCCTTTGTATGGAAATTAAACCACGTCGCCGGGCTCGCAATGGACGGCCCAGTCACGGATCAAGATATTGACACTTGAACGTCTGTTCAGAGGAATCAATCTACCCCCGTATATCAACCTGTGTCCCTTTTCGCACCCCACTGCACGACAATTATTCAATGAACGGGGATATTTTGTCCGCGGTGCGATAAGCGTCTACACTCTACCGTTGCAAGACTACGAGAACGACAAaaacgacaacgacgacaacaTCGAAATAACCTGCGTGCAAGATACCGAAAAGGCACTATTCACCGAATACTCCATCACCGGCGCCAAATCTCTCGGCCGCGCAGTTGATCTTCTGGAAACACTAGCTAAATGCGCCACTCTCCGGCCCGATACGCGGTTGTACTTTGCGAAGATTGACGGGCAGATTGCCGGGAGCGCTGGACTGGCGTTTCTTACTACGCCGTTTGGCCAGGTCGCGGAGCTGTATATTGATAGTACGGTTCCTGAATTCCGAGGCCGCGGGGTCCAGACTGCCTTGTTGAGGGCGCGGTTGgtggaggcgaagaaggctggggttgagaGGGCGGTTTTGAATGCGAGACCTGGCGAGGGGAGTGCCAGGAATGCGGAGCGTGTGGGATTTCAGTTGGCGTATGTGAAGGATACGCTTACGAAGGTTGGTTGATTATGTTGTTTAACTATACATATCGGTCCTAATAAGGAGTGATAATGAAATCGGAGTAATCATAGAATATACAATTAAAGCGACATCATAAGCTCTAGTACAGTTAAAAGAACCCTGCTACACGATGCTGCACAAAgtcttcttcatctgtcGTTGTGGTGGACCGTAAATCCAATCAGCACCTGCATGCATGGCTCCCAGGACCTCCTTAGCATAGGcagctgctgttgctgcagCATACCTCTGCCACCTATCATTCTTGTGACCATCGCAATAGTCACTGATGCCACGGACAACAAGACAAGGGAAAGCATTCATCCACTCAGCAGCATCACTTTCAAAGCAAAGACAGTCTTTAAACGTATCACGTTGTCGTGCATTGCTCACAACCGTCTTAGCCGATGCAATGGTACCATAGAAGATGTGCGGATCATGATGCTCTCGTTGCACTCGGTACACCAGCTTTCCAGGATCACACCCACGACAATCGTCGCTTCCCTGACGATGCTCATATCGCCCGTCAAATAGAAGGTCGTTTCCCGCGCCCTGATACACGAAGTCCTGTCCCTGGCCTGGTTGTGGGCTGGTCATCCTCGGGTTGTCTCTCCCCATAGCCGCCAGAATCTTCGGTACATCACTTCCATTCACTTCATGCTTGCTGCGGATGGCACCGACAGCACATAGCAATTCCGTTGGTGGGTACTGCCACCCCCCCTTTTGCTCTCCCCCCATCCGTCTGGCCTTTCCAATGTCATATTCCTTTACACCGCCATGCGTTCCTTCAGAGTGGCCAACCACCACATCTCCCAAACGGATATCGCGACCACTATCCACGTCAGGTATCCCACCCCCGGTACCAATCGTCACCCCGTACTTGATTCCGGGGAAACTGGAAAGCAGTTTGGCAACAGTTGCTGTAGCGCTCGTGGGTCCGTACTGGCCTGCCGGTGGGCTAACAACAACTACTTTGTGATTGCCGGGAGAGCCATTTATAGAGCCCAGTGTGTAGTTGTTGTGGTCGTGTGGGTGTGTGTACTGGGGTGGTGCATGTTTCTGGTCGAGCAGtgcttctgcggcggctcTTTCGTGAGGGTGTGCGGCGATTAAGCCTACGGTGTAAGCTGGATTCTGGAATTGGGGTAATGACTTGGTCATCGTAATTGATATAAAGTCTAAAACACTTAGAATAGATAGAAGGGGTTCTTGGAGAGAATGATTGTGTGGTAAGTATTCAGTGAGGAAATTGAAGTTCTGTGGTTGACCGCAACTATATAACCTCCTCTAAGCGCCGACCTGTTCGTACTATAATTCATCTCTGCACTTTAAGTTCGAACTAAAATACTTCTAGACATCTCAGATCCCAATAAAGCCTCTAGCTCCATCGTCGTAGGCCAGAGGGTGGGTTCGCGTCTAAGCGCCCTCCAAGCGCCTGAACACAGCACCACTATTTCTGGACATGTGTCCCGACACCATGGCTCTTAAGCGCCGTCTCATTCAATTTCGCACAGATACCAATCGGTTTACCCCTGCGTCGATAGTCGAGTATCAGAATATGTGTATTATCATTAACCCAGCAACCCAGGTGGGCCATCCTAACCGCCGAGACACGTATGCTCTGCCACAAGTCCAATTGCCGCCGAACTCCAGTTTCACACTTCCTTAAACTTTAAGCTAAGGTTCGGTTTTCGTTCCTGGGAGCTACGATTGTCGGAATCCAGATCTCTTTCAAGAGTCCAACAGCGAATGAGGGCTTCATTTATCACGTGATTAATCTTGCCAGGAACATTCGACATTCTACAGTGTAAAGTCAGGAGATAGCAAGCCGGTTCGTTTGCCAGCTAGCAGAAGTGTTCAGGTGTGCTaacaggaaaagaagatgCGCTGGGTGAGGATGGCGGATGCGTCGATAAACTCGGAAAAGCAACTGTTGTCACCGACCCGGCGTCACCACCCACTGTGTCACCGGCCATAAGCCCCCATTAGGACTGGTATCCGCCACGTTCTTTACATTCTCGTTAAACGGCTGGAACCCATGTCCTTCCACGTGTCTTCGGCTGTGAATTTCCAGTGTCCCACAATGAACTGGGGCGTACCACAAGTTCAAACAGCAAAACAGGCCATGCGCTAGCCGTAGCGTCTCCGGCACCGGTATTCGGAGCTGTCGAGCGTCGAAGGGGCGATGCCATTCGTAGAAACCGGCTGGCGGGTCTTTTGACTCTTTTTGGCTCTCGGGGACTTTCCGATCTTATCAATCAGTGGACAAGGCCAATCAAACCATCTCCGCGCGACCCACAATTTGGGATCTTATCTGATTGAGTTTTCTCTGTCGCGTCCAGCTCGGTGAGCATTTAAATGAATGGTGTCTTGCTGTTTCTTTTCTACGTTCTacttgttttgctttttattattactgtTGACTCGAATCATGGAACCGGATAAATCGCCCCTTGAAACGGCGGAACCTGTGGTCTCGTCTCCCCAGGATGAAAACGTCGATGGGAAGCGTCCGCCCCCACTACTGGCGAAACTTGCTGCGGTGCTGCTCATATCGTGCATCAGCTTTGGCTCGCATTGGAGCTCGGGAGTTACGGGTGCTATGAAGAGCACCATCAAGAAGGTACGCTTCAGAACTCGTAGGAGAAGGACAAGTACTTACGTGATAACTAGCAAATGGGTGTCTCGAATACGCAATTTTCTCTTCTGGAAGCAAGCGAAGACTTTATGGCGACCGTGCTCTTACTTGGTAGCGGTATTATCACGGATCGTGTTGGTGGTGCAGGTTTGTCTACGTTCTACCCGACATTCCTCTCAGAAACTAACTTGACTTTGCTGTAGAAATGATCGTTTATGGAAATGTTGTTTATACAATCGGATCTATCCTAGTTGCAGCGGCAACAACGGTGCGCTCGTTCAACTTCATGATCGGGGGGCGTGTCATTTTAGCCCTGGGCGATATTGCTACCCAAGTTGCACAGTACAAGATGTTTTCATCGTGGTTTCCGCCTAGCAATGGGTTTGCGTCTACTCTTGGTTTTGAACTGGCAATTGGAAAAGTATAACTTCCATAATGTATATTGTCACTATCATGCTGACAGACTACAGATTGGTGGCTTCGTGGGAAAATCCACCGCAAATGTCATTGCCAAGGTACACTAAACCAAGCAATTAATCATTGACTTGAATACTGACAGAGATAGAACACCGGAAACTTCGCCTGGGTCTTTTGGACCTCCGTATTCATGAACCTGTTTACAAACGCCGCAACAGTCACATTCTGGTTCTTCACGCGCTACTGTAACAAGCACTACAGCGGGCGTCGAGACGCAGCAACAAAAGAAGTCCTGACagagaagaacaaaaaaTTCGACTTCCGCAAAATATTCCAGCTCCCGTGGATGTTCTGGGCTGTTCTCGCCTTTTCGCTGTTCCAGACAAGTACCGCCCTTGTTTTCAGCCAGAATGCGACGGAGCTGGCTGAAAAGCGCTTTGATGTTGATTCGATCACGGCCGGGTGGTATAGTTCTCTATCGCAATATGCTGGTTGGTCTGATACCTAAGAAGCATGGTCTATAGACTAACTCTCAAGGTTTCTTTCTGGTCCCATGTATCGGCGTCTTCATCGATGTACTCGGGAATCGCGCCAGTCTTTGTGAGTTAGCAAATCTACCACGGAATATGAAAAGTTATCTAACAATCGACAGTATCTGCCTGTGGAATCGGTATATTCCTAAGCATGGTCCTGGTCAACTTCGCCAACACAAAAGCCGGAACCGCCGCTTCGTTTGGCGTCTTCGCCATTGCCTCAACGTTCGGCCCGACGTCTATCATTGACAGTATCCGGACAACTCTATGGCACCAGTCGGTCTTTGGATCGGCCTACGCTCTCAAAGTTACAATGAATAATGCGTATGTTTGCCTTAATCCCCAATAAACCCTACTTCGTAAGGCGCAACAACTAACTAATGAATAGAATGAACATAATCGTGCGCATCATTACCGGTGCTCTCCAAGACGCCGATAACGACTCCTACGACCGCGTTGTCCGGGTCTACCTCTTCCTTGCGGCAGCTTCAGTTGCTGTCGGGCTGGCGATATTAATCGGCTCTCTGACGACGGATAGTCTTGCGCCGCTGCAATGGACGAGAAAACAACGGCTTACTATAGGGCCAGAGCATATTTCCAAGATCCGCGAGCAGCACCTGGTCATTTTCTGCGCTCGTAACAAGGTTATCTCGATCTGTTGCTTTGCGGCACTCATGCTTTTGATAGTTGGTGGGTGGGTGGCGTACATCTGGGGTGCGGTTACAGGGAATAACTCGTAGTTTGATTATTGTTCCTATTAGTAAGAATATGATGAATAGACTTtacatatattattagaatgCTTTATCGTCTTCTAACCCACACTTCTTTATCGTCTCCCGTAGCGCTCTCATCGCTTGATATCAAAGGATCCCGCAGCTCGATGTCCCACAGATTAAGCTTCAAGTGGTGACCGCGGTCTGCCTTGCCAGTAACCAGGTCAAAGCTCCAACCATGTCTAAAACACTTAATACCAGGTCCGAAGTCCTCGACATCAATAATCGTTCCTTGCTTAAGCGGGAACGCCGAGTGTGGGCATCGCTAGACAGGTTTAGTTCCCCGGCATTTGAGCAGCAGTGATACGACTTACATTATCAATGGCGTGTAAAGCTCCCTTATACTTGAATACGAGCACTTGCTCATCTAGATTAGACACCCGATTCGTCTTGGGTTTGTCCGGCTGTGTTGGTTTGGGGATGCCAAGTGTCTTGCACCCAGGTAGGACTCGACAGCCCTTTTC
This genomic interval from Aspergillus puulaauensis MK2 DNA, chromosome 7, nearly complete sequence contains the following:
- a CDS encoding uncharacterized protein (COG:S;~EggNog:ENOG410PXM8), encoding MAMIGLWIKGDQAARDTAMTFHHKLLSAIQDQRPQWYMPETLSPDEHTAWPVPTYQSILLQLIFALLVAQQESTIDLNFRFQLPDAKYELLASLVETCRRVGLFNYPNMLSRFHPSAPIALIWVSVEEIKRFGLALYKLCRLCTRTGLDTGGSSGGSSGGPRSELLTLTDLDFCMPDSDEVWNAPPDTGTEWFRSSALQQSCRDNRDPDGWISQTAEKLHDGRVGLDWI
- a CDS encoding GNAT family N-acetyltransferase (COG:S;~EggNog:ENOG410Q1V2;~InterPro:IPR000182,IPR016181;~PFAM:PF00583;~go_function: GO:0008080 - N-acetyltransferase activity [Evidence IEA]), which gives rise to MTLEPIPPVPPTLARLTEAAEVAFITEQNRAASQLYPDDGFIAESLGTGVVAITKPSFSRIKILTLERLFRGINLPPYINLCPFSHPTARQLFNERGYFVRGAISVYTLPLQDYENDKNDNDDNIEITCVQDTEKALFTEYSITGAKSLGRAVDLLETLAKCATLRPDTRLYFAKIDGQIAGSAGLAFLTTPFGQVAELYIDSTVPEFRGRGVQTALLRARLVEAKKAGVERAVLNARPGEGSARNAERVGFQLAYVKDTLTKVG
- a CDS encoding uncharacterized protein (COG:M;~EggNog:ENOG410PF7T;~InterPro:IPR035994;~go_function: GO:0003824 - catalytic activity [Evidence IEA];~go_process: GO:0009116 - nucleoside metabolic process [Evidence IEA]), with translation MTKSLPQFQNPAYTVGLIAAHPHERAAAEALLDQKHAPPQYTHPHDHNNYTLGSINGSPGNHKVVVVSPPAGQYGPTSATATVAKLLSSFPGIKYGVTIGTGGGIPDVDSGRDIRLGDVVVGHSEGTHGGVKEYDIGKARRMGGEQKGGWQYPPTELLCAVGAIRSKHEVNGSDVPKILAAMGRDNPRMTSPQPGQGQDFVYQGAGNDLLFDGRYEHRQGSDDCRGCDPGKLVYRVQREHHDPHIFYGTIASAKTVVSNARQRDTFKDCLCFESDAAEWMNAFPCLVVRGISDYCDGHKNDRWQRYAAATAAAYAKEVLGAMHAGADWIYGPPQRQMKKTLCSIV
- a CDS encoding putative MFS transporter (COG:G;~EggNog:ENOG410QEH0;~InterPro:IPR020846,IPR011701,IPR036259;~PFAM:PF07690;~TransMembrane:12 (o31-52i73-94o106-124i131-149o196-219i253-274o294-315i322-342o348-367i379-401o421-445i479-501o);~go_function: GO:0022857 - transmembrane transporter activity [Evidence IEA];~go_process: GO:0055085 - transmembrane transport [Evidence IEA]), translated to MEPDKSPLETAEPVVSSPQDENVDGKRPPPLLAKLAAVLLISCISFGSHWSSGVTGAMKSTIKKQMGVSNTQFSLLEASEDFMATVLLLGSGIITDRVGGAEMIVYGNVVYTIGSILVAAATTVRSFNFMIGGRVILALGDIATQVAQYKMFSSWFPPSNGFASTLGFELAIGKIGGFVGKSTANVIAKNTGNFAWVFWTSVFMNLFTNAATVTFWFFTRYCNKHYSGRRDAATKEVLTEKNKKFDFRKIFQLPWMFWAVLAFSLFQTSTALVFSQNATELAEKRFDVDSITAGWYSSLSQYAGFFLVPCIGVFIDVLGNRASLLSACGIGIFLSMVLVNFANTKAGTAASFGVFAIASTFGPTSIIDSIRTTLWHQSVFGSAYALKVTMNNAMNIIVRIITGALQDADNDSYDRVVRVYLFLAAASVAVGLAILIGSLTTDSLAPLQWTRKQRLTIGPEHISKIREQHLVIFCARNKVISICCFAALMLLIVGGWVAYIWGAVTGNNS
- a CDS encoding Rieske (2Fe-2S) protein (COG:S;~EggNog:ENOG410PPNV;~InterPro:IPR036922,IPR017941;~PFAM:PF13806,PF00355;~go_function: GO:0051537 - 2 iron, 2 sulfur cluster binding [Evidence IEA];~go_process: GO:0055114 - oxidation-reduction process [Evidence IEA]) — encoded protein: MDLQAEGWHFVGIASSFPDISEDEKGCRVLPGCKTLGIPKPTQPDKPKTNRVSNLDEQVLVFKYKGALHAIDNRCPHSAFPLKQGTIIDVEDFGPGIKCFRHGWSFDLVTGKADRGHHLKLNLWDIELRDPLISSDESATGDDKEVWVRRR